Proteins from one Cicer arietinum cultivar CDC Frontier isolate Library 1 chromosome 3, Cicar.CDCFrontier_v2.0, whole genome shotgun sequence genomic window:
- the LOC101495409 gene encoding uncharacterized protein, producing MGNYISCSLSSGGNKQWRGIKVIFPSGEVRKFEEAVKAAELMVEMPSFFVVNSLSLQNGRRFCALNADEELEYGNVYTMIPMKKLNSSVTAADMGTLLLAAKRVSAKLKILPTTDSNFEMESQPKLNLDDIDQDLSMHRFSVCSRSKKPLLETIAEETVC from the coding sequence ATGGGGAACTACATTTCTTGCAGTCTATCATCAGGAGGAAACAAGCAGTGGAGAGGCATAAAGGTGATATTCCCAAGTGGAGAGGTAAGGAAGTTTGAAGAAGCAGTTAAAGCAGCTGAGCTTATGGTTGAGATGCCAAGTTTCTTTGTGGTAAACTCTCTTTCTCTACAAAATGGAAGAAGGTTTTGTGCCCTAAATGCCGATGAAGAACTCGAGTACGGTAATGTTTATACCATGATTCCAATGAAGAAGCTTAACTCTTCTGTCACAGCAGCGGACATGGGTACCTTGCTACTCGCTGCCAAAAGGGTATCTGCAAAACTGAAGATTCTTCCTACAACTGACTCTAATTTCGAAATGGAATCACAACCAAAGTTGAACTTGGACGACATTGATCAAGACTTGTCTATGCATAGGTTCTCTGTATGCAGCCGCTCAAAGAAGCCTTTGTTGGAGACCATAGCAGAGGAAACAGTGTGCTGA
- the LOC101511405 gene encoding monocopper oxidase-like protein SKU5 has protein sequence MPSLSKSCWFFTTLLFLDAAFAGDPFVYYDWTVSYITSSPLGVKQQVIGINKQFPGPILNVTTNWNVVVNVKNDLDEPLLLTWNGVQHRRNSWQDGVSGTNCPIPAGWNWTYEFQVKDQIGSFFYFPSLNFQRASGGYGGIIINNRPVIPVPFGLPDGDITIFLSDWYTKSHKDLRKDVEKGVNLGIPDGVLINGLGPYHYDDTLVQNGISYQIINVEPGKTYRIRVHNVGISTSLNFRIQNHNMLLVETEGSYTIQQNYTNMDIHVGQSYSFLVTMDQNASSDYYIVASPRFVNSSWAKATGVSILHYSNSQGPASGPLPSLSEQDDPSFSINQARSIRWNVSAGAARPNPQGSFRYGDITVTDVYVIVNRPPELINGKWRTTLNGISYLPPSTPLTLAQQFKILGVYKVDFPNRLMNRPSKVDVSLINGTHKGFMEIIFQNNDTTVQTYHLDGYAFFVVGMDFGVWTENSRSTYNKWDGVARCTTQVFPGAWTAILVSLDNAGTWNLRAQNLDSWYLGQEVYMQVVNPENDNNENALPENAIYCGLLSSLQRGQSHKFQFSLGSPLSINSRIIFMLFFVALLDSLYGMWSVEH, from the exons ATGCCATCATTATCTAAATCTTGTTGGTTCTTCACAACTCTTCTATTCTTAGATGCTGCTTTTGCTGGTGACCCTTTTGTTTACTATGATTGGACTGTTTCCTACATCACATCCTCCCCACTTGGTGTCAAACAGCAG GTAATTGGGATCAATAAGCAATTTCCAGGACCAATTCTAAATGTCACAACAAACTGGAATGTGGTTGTCAATgtgaagaatgatcttgatgAACCCTTACTTCTGACATG GAATGGTGTACAACACAGGAGAAACTCTTGGCAAGACGGAGTTTCAGGAACCAATTGTCCAATTCCAGCTGGCTGGAATTGGACATACGAGTTTCAAGTTAAAGATCAGATAGGGAGTTTTTTCTACTTCCCTTCCCTAAACTTCCAGAGAGCTTCCGGAGGTTATGGAGGAATTATCATAAACAATCGTCCGGTTATTCCCGTTCCCTTCGGTTTGCCAGATGGAGATATTACGATATTTCTCAGTGACTGGTACACAAAGAGTCATAAG GATCTCAGGAAGGATGTGGAAAAAGGCGTTAACCTTGGAATCCCAGACGGCGTGCTTATCAATGGACTAGGTCCTTATCATTATGATGATACACTTGTCCAAAATGGAATTTCttaccaaataataaatgtcgAACCTG GGAAAACATATCGCATACGAGTTCACAATGTCGGTATCTCAACAAGCTTGAATTTTAGGATACAAAATCACAACATGCTTCTCGTGGAGACCGAAGGATCATACACAATCCAACAAAATTACACAAACATGGATATTCATGTTGGCCAGTCATATTCATTCTTGGTTACAATGGATCAAAATGCCAGCAGTGATTACTATATTGTTGCGAGTCCTCGGTTTGTTAACTCATCGTGGGCTAAAGCCACCGGAGTTTCCATTTTGCACTACTCCAATTCTCAAGGTCCTGCTTCAGGTCCTCTTCCCAGTCTTTCAGAGCAAGATGATCCTTCTTTCTCTATAAATCAAGCAAGATCTATAAG gTGGAATGTGTCTGCTGGTGCTGCACGTCCGAATCCACAAGGTTCCTTCAGATATGGCGACATTACAGTCACAGATGTATATGTTATTGTTAACAGACCTCCAGAGCTAATAAATGGAAAGTGGCGTACTACACTAAACGGTATATCATATTTACCACCTTCAACACCTCTGACACTTGCGCAACAGTTCAAAATTCTCGGAGTGTACAAGGTTGACTTTCCAAATAGATTGATGAACAGGCCTTCTAAAGTTGATGTGTCTCTCATTAATGGCACTCACAAAGGTTTTATGGAAATAATCTTTCAAAACAATGACACCACAGTCCAAACCTACCATTTGGATGGCTATGCATTCTTTGTTGTGGG CATGGATTTTGGAGTATGGACTGAAAATAGCAGAAGTACTTATAATAAGTGGGACGGTGTGGCTCGCTGCACTACACAG GTCTTTCCTGGTGCTTGGACAGCCATTTTAGTATCTCTTGACAACGCCGGCACTTGGAACCTTCGTGCACAAAATCTCGATTCTTGGTATCTGGGCCAAGAAGTTTATATGCAAGTTGTAAACCCAGAGAATGATAATAATGAGAATGCTTTGCCTGAAAATGCAATATACTGTGGCCTACTTTCCTCCCTTCAAAG GGGCCAATCTCACAAATTTCAGTTCTCTCTAGGATCACCTTTAAGCATTAACTCTAGAATTATATTCATGTTATTTTTCGTAGCTCTACTTGATAGTTTGTATGGCATGTGGAGTGTTGAACACTAA